From a single Anomaloglossus baeobatrachus isolate aAnoBae1 chromosome 4, aAnoBae1.hap1, whole genome shotgun sequence genomic region:
- the LOC142302670 gene encoding histone H2B 1.1, which produces MPDPAKSAPAPKKGSKKAVTKTQKKDGKKRRKSRKESYAIYVYKVLKQVHPDTGISSKAMGIMNCFVGDIFERIAGEASRLAHYNKRHTITSREIQTAVRLLLPGELAKHAVSEGTKAVTKYTSAK; this is translated from the coding sequence ATGCCTGATCCCGCCAAGTCCGCCCCAGCGCCCaagaagggctccaagaaagccgtgaccaagactcagaagaaggacggtaagaagcggaggaagagccggaaggagagctatgccatctacgtgtacaaggtgctgaagcaggtgcaccccgacaccggcatctcctccaaggccatgggcatcatgaactgcttcgtcggtgacatcttcgagcgcatcgcaggggaagcctcccgcctggcgcactacaacaagcgccacaccatcacctcacgggagatccagaccgccgtgcgcctgctgctgcccggagagctggccaagcacgccgtgtccgagggcaccaaggccgtcaccaagtacaccagcgccaagtga
- the LOC142302666 gene encoding histone H1.2-like isoform X2: MAETAPAAAPPPAEPAAKSKKQPKKSGAAKKSSKSSGPSASELIMKAVSASKERSGVSLAALKKLLSAGGYDVEKNNSRLKLAIKALVNKGSLLQVKGSGASGSFKLNKKQETKDKAAKKKPAAAAKPKKPAAKKAAKSPKKPKKAPAAAKKSPKKAKKPAAAAKKAAKSPKKPKAAPKPKKVTKSPSKKAAKPKAAKSPAKKATKAKKPATKK; encoded by the coding sequence ATGGCAGAGACCGCACCGGCCGCCGCTCCTCCTCCCGCCGAACCGGCCGCCAAATCTAAGAAGCAGCCTAAGAAATCCGGTGCCGCCAAGAAAAGCAGCAAATCCTCCGGTCCCAGCGCCTCCGAGCTGATCATGAAAGCCGTGTCCGCCTCCAAGGAGCGCAGTGGGGTGTCTCTGGCCGCCCTGAAGAAGCTTCTGTCTGCCGGAGGATACGATGTGGAGAAGAATAACAGCCGCCTGAAGCTGGCCATCAAGGCTCTGGTCAACAAGGGCTCCCTGCTCCAGGTGAAGGGCAGCGGCGCCTCCGGGTCCTTCAAGCTGAACAAGAAGCAGGAGACGAAGGACAAAGCGGCcaagaagaagccagcagctgcggccaagcctaagaagccggcagccaagaaAGCGGCCAAATCTCCGAAGAAGCCCAAGAAGGCTCCGGCCGCGGCCAAGAAGAGCCCGAAAAAAGCCAAGAAGCCCGCAGCAGCCGCCAAGAAAGCGGCAAAGAGCCCCAAGAAGCCAAAGGCCGCTCCAAAGCCCAAGAAGGTGACGAAGAGTCCGTCTAAGAAGGCGGCAAAGCCCAAAGCTGCCAAGAGTCCGGCTAAGAAGGCGACTAAAGCCAAGAAGCCCGCGACCAAGAAATAA
- the LOC142302666 gene encoding histone H1.2-like isoform X1 — MAETAPAAAPPPAEPAAKSKKQPKKSGAAKKSSKSSGPSASELIMKAVSASKERSGVSLAALKKLLSAGGYDVEKNNSRLKLAIKALVNKGSLLQVKGSGASGSFKLNKKQETKDKAAKKKPAAAAKPKKPAAKKAAKSPKKPKKAPAAAKKSPKKAKKPAAAAKKAAKSPKKPKAAPKPKKVTKSPSKKAAKPKAAKSPAKKATKAKNPPSAVSPAEEASSASPASSMRRLAAS, encoded by the exons ATGGCAGAGACCGCACCGGCCGCCGCTCCTCCTCCCGCCGAACCGGCCGCCAAATCTAAGAAGCAGCCTAAGAAATCCGGTGCCGCCAAGAAAAGCAGCAAATCCTCCGGTCCCAGCGCCTCCGAGCTGATCATGAAAGCCGTGTCCGCCTCCAAGGAGCGCAGTGGGGTGTCTCTGGCCGCCCTGAAGAAGCTTCTGTCTGCCGGAGGATACGATGTGGAGAAGAATAACAGCCGCCTGAAGCTGGCCATCAAGGCTCTGGTCAACAAGGGCTCCCTGCTCCAGGTGAAGGGCAGCGGCGCCTCCGGGTCCTTCAAGCTGAACAAGAAGCAGGAGACGAAGGACAAAGCGGCcaagaagaagccagcagctgcggccaagcctaagaagccggcagccaagaaAGCGGCCAAATCTCCGAAGAAGCCCAAGAAGGCTCCGGCCGCGGCCAAGAAGAGCCCGAAAAAAGCCAAGAAGCCCGCAGCAGCCGCCAAGAAAGCGGCAAAGAGCCCCAAGAAGCCAAAGGCCGCTCCAAAGCCCAAGAAGGTGACGAAGAGTCCGTCTAAGAAGGCGGCAAAGCCCAAAGCTGCCAAGAGTCCGGCTAAGAAGGCGACTAAAGCCAAGAA cccgccatccgccgtctcgcccgcagaggaggcgtcaagcgcatctccggcctcatctatgaggagactcgcggcgtcctga